The Nocardiopsis sp. Huas11 genome has a segment encoding these proteins:
- a CDS encoding ParA family protein: protein MPDTGAASWIVAVCSQKGGAGKSTLVMSLAAAVADSAGRALVVDVDPQASTADEVDKMANPGFDVVHELDPARLSQLSRVREYDLILVDTPGSLEGRDVLKQVVDNSHFALLPYVDEPFSYDPTQRTAQVVQEAGVPHAAVVNRIDSRAGADGLTEARERLDEWGVPYFASFIRQYVGYPKSLAANKTVYQWRGKYSAHMREDISRVQAELQRALGRIASGG from the coding sequence ATGCCTGATACCGGAGCGGCGTCCTGGATCGTCGCGGTGTGCAGTCAGAAGGGCGGCGCAGGCAAATCCACGCTCGTGATGTCGTTGGCGGCCGCCGTGGCCGACTCCGCCGGCCGCGCCCTGGTCGTGGACGTCGACCCGCAGGCGTCCACGGCAGACGAGGTGGACAAGATGGCCAACCCGGGGTTCGACGTCGTGCACGAGCTGGACCCGGCCAGGCTCTCCCAGCTCTCACGGGTGCGCGAGTACGACCTGATCCTGGTGGACACCCCCGGATCCCTGGAAGGCCGCGACGTCCTGAAGCAGGTCGTGGACAACTCCCACTTCGCGCTCCTGCCGTACGTGGACGAGCCCTTCTCCTACGACCCGACCCAGCGCACCGCCCAGGTCGTGCAGGAGGCCGGGGTGCCCCACGCCGCCGTGGTCAACCGCATCGACTCCCGGGCCGGCGCGGATGGGCTGACCGAGGCCCGCGAACGGCTGGACGAGTGGGGCGTCCCCTACTTCGCGTCCTTCATCCGCCAGTACGTGGGCTACCCCAAGTCGCTGGCCGCGAACAAGACCGTCTACCAGTGGCGCGGCAAGTACAGCGCCCACATGCGCGAGGACATCTCCCGAGTGCAGGCCGAACTCCAGCGTGCGCTGGGACGGATCGCGAGCGGAGGCTGA